AGACAGACCAAAGACCTGATAGAGATGATCTCTCAGACCGCCCTATCCATAGCCCTCATAGACAACACTATCAACAAATAGAGAGGAAAGCTCGAATGGAAGACAAGTCCACAGAAAGACAGGATCCCTACTACGACGAGGACGAAATAGACCTCCTAGACCTCCTCCTGGTTCTCGCCAGGAGGAAGGGATTTATAATAAAGACCACCACCATATTTATAGTGCTGTCGGTCATCTACGCCCAGTTTTTAACCACCCCTATCTACAGGGCGGACACCCAGGTGATTCCACCTCAAAGCGGAGGATCAGGGGCCATGGCGGCACTGGCCCAGATGGGGGTTCCCGACTTCGCAGCTGGGATGCTAGGGGTCCAAACCCCCAGCGACCTCCTGGTGGCCATAACAAAAAGCCGCCCGGTGCTGGACAAGGTGATAGACCAGTTCGACCTGATGAACCGACAGCCGGAGCCATCTCACCCAGCTGTAGAGACGATAAAGGAGACCCTGGGAAACATAATCTCCCCCATAATAAAGGCCCTGTCACCTGAGGATGACGGAGAGGGAGAGGGCAAAAAGATACTCAGGACCAATGTCAGAAATAAACTTTCAATGGCGACCTCCGCCAACGCCAACGCAAAGAGCGGCATAATAACCATCTCCGTCTCCGACACGTCGCCGGATCTGGCAGCGGCGATCGCCAACAGCTACGTAGAGCAGCTCCAGACCATAATGCAGAGCCTGGCGCTCAGCCAGGCATCCCAACAGAGGCTCTTTCTGGAAGAGCAGGTCAAAGAATCCCAGCTGAACCTGCTAGCGTCGGAGCAAAAACTGTCGGAATACCAGATAAGGACGGGCATATTAAACGTCGGAGACCAGGCCTCGGCGGTGGTGGAGAGCCTGACAAAACTCAGGGCCCAGGTTACCGCAAAAGAGGTCGAGCTCAGGTCCACCCAGACCTTCGCCACGGCCAACAACCCAAGGGTCAAGCAGCTACAGGCGGAGCTATCGAGCCTTAAGCAGCAGCTCCAGAGGATGGAGGCCAGCACAGGCTCCACCTCCCCGTCGGACATCTCCCTGAAGGACCTTCCCGACGCAGGACTGGAATACCTGAGGCTCATGAGAGACCTCAAGTTCCACGAAACCCTCTACGGGATGCTCCTAAAACAGTACGAAAGCGCCAGAATCTCGGAAGCCCAGGAGCCAAGCGTCGTCCAGGTACTGAGCAAGGCGGAGCCGCCGGAACTGAAGGACAAGCCCAAGAAAAAGCTGATAGTGGTCCTCGCCACGGTGCTTGGAGGGTTTATAGGGGTGTTCGGAGCATTCCTCAAGGAGTTCGCCACCAACGCCCAGTCGGACCCGGAGAGAAAGGCAAAGATGGACGAGCTGAAGAGAAACCTGAGGATATTCGGCAAAAAGAGCTGAAAGGCTCAACTTGAGAAGAGGAGACCTGATCATGATAAAACACCTGAAGGCGATAAAATGGGCCATGGTCACCATGGACTCGGTCCTTTACTGGTCGTCGGTGATATTCATAGGCAGGGAGAAATTCTTATCCTTCTCCTCAAGGGGAGTTATGGCCTACAGCTTTATCTACCTTATACTGATCCTGGGGCTATACGCCTTCAAAGGGTACGACCAGGGGGTCATAGCCAACGGGAAAAAGGACACAGCCATAAGGATAACATCGGCGGTGGTGGTTTCGGCTGTGTTCGCCGTCGGCATGGTGGTGCTGTTTTTGCCCTTTTACGAGCTCAGGCCAATCAGGTTCTTAAAGGCCGTGGCCCTATGCGTCATAACCATGCCTCTGGTGAGAATACTGGCGGGAGCCTACATAAAGGGCATATTCCCGTCCAAAAGATGCATAGTCGTAGGGAGCAAGGCCAAATGGTCGCCCCTGATGAAGGAGATATCCCAATCCCTCTCCAGAAAGCTCATCCCGACGGCCTACTGCGAAGGAACAACAGACTCCATCAAGAGCTGCCTGGAAAAGCGACACCGCTCGACAGTCATCATCGTGGCGGAGGAGAGGGCACTTGACGATCAGGACACGGTGAAAACGCTGAAGAACTCAGGGCTGACGATACTATATCTGCCCAACCTGGCGGAAACAGCCTTAAAGAGAATTCCCATGGATCTGCTGAACTCCTACAGCTCCTACTACTCGGTGTCCTTCCAGGCCATAGCGTCAAGGCCTGTTGAGAGGTCCTTCAACCTCGCCACCGCCACGGCGATATCCTTGGTGCTGGGCCCCATAGCCCTTATATCCGCCATAGCCATAGCGGTAAACGACGGCCTTCCTGTACTGTTTAAACAGAAGAGGACAGGAAAAGACGGCGAGAAGTTCACCATCTACAAGTTCAGGACTATGGCCCAGGCCCCGGAGGGATGCCACGGCGACCCAGAGCAGGACTGCCAAAGGCTCACCAAAGCGGGAAGGATTATAAGGAAGCTCAGGCTGGACGAAATTCCCCAGCTTATAAACGTCATAAAAGGAGACATGAACCTCGTCGGGCCAAGGCCTGAGATAGACCGTTTTATAGAGATGTGCTCGGGAAACATCCCCTTTTACGACGAAAGGCACAGGATAAAGCCAGGGATAACGGGTTGGGCCCAGGTTAAGTACAAATACACCTCCGACCTCAACACCTACAAAGACAAAACGGAATACGACCTATACTACGTCAAAAACCAGAATATCCTTCTGGACCTGACGATAATCCTGGCCACTATAGGGACTATGGTGGGGATGAAGGGAGCGAAATAAACCGTGAAGATCCTCATAGTCACAAACCACTTTTGGCCAGAAAGCTTCCGAATAAACGACATAGCGATAGAGCTGAAAAAGCAAGGCCACGAGATCACCGTATTGACAGGCATACCGGACTATCCAGAAGGACGATTCTACCCAGGATACGGCCTGATGCGAAAGAACACCGAGAGATACAAGGGCATAAAAATACATAGGGTGCCCAAGATACCGAGAGGCAACGGCAATAGGCTAAGATTATCGATCAACTACCTATCCTTCGCCCTCATGTCCTGCATAACGGGGCCGTTAAAGTGCAGGGAAAAGTATGACATTATTTTCGTTTTTGCCACGTCGCCGATAACGGTAGCCCTACCTGCTATAGTGATAAAAAAAACGACAAAATCAACCGCTCTGATCCTATGGGTGCAGGATCTGTGGCCTGACAGCGTAAAAATCGCTGGACACATCGAATCATCTATAGTTTTAAACACGCTAAAATCAGTCGTTAAATTTATATACGACCACTGTGACGTAATACTAGGTCAATCACGATCGTTCGTCTCATCGATATCAAAACTGAGCAAAAAAGCCAAACTTCTCTATTACCCAAACTCGGCGGAGGAGTTCTATAAACCCGTCCCCAATACGGAGAAGCTCAAAAAAAGCCTCGATCTTCCCGATGGCTTTCTGGTGACCTTTGCCGGAAATATAGGAGAGGCTCAGGACTTCCCAACCATACTGTCCGCAGCGAAAGAAACATCTCACTTAAAAGCAATAAAGTGGATCATAGTTGGGGATGGAAGAAAGGCCTCTTGGGTTAAATCGGAAATAGAACGGAGACAGTTGGGAGAAACGGTCTTTATGATGGGGCGTCACGAGGCCTCTAAAATGCCTTTATTCTTCGGGGCCTCCGATGTTTTACTTGCTGCCCTCAAAAAAAGCGAGATTTTCAGCATGACAGTCCCCTGCAAGATCCAGTCCTATCTGGCCTGCGCAAAACCGATAATAGCGGCTATGGATGGAGAAGGGGCTTTGGTTGTTCGTGAGGCAAAGGCGGGTTTTTCCGTCCCAGCACAATCGCCAAAAAAACTGGCAGAGGCGGTTATCTCCATGTATAAACTCAACGCAAAGCAAAGAGACTTAATGGGAAAGAATGGGCTATCATTTTTTAAATCAAATTTTGAGAAAAAAGCCCTTATAGATAAACTTCAAGATATTTTTACGGAGGCGGTAAACCTTGATATACCACGATAAACGAGTACTGATAACCGGCGGAACCGGATCACTGGGTAAAACATTGGTGAGGAGGATCCTTACCGGAGAGTTCGGAACCCCTAGAAAAGTCATCGTCATGTCCAGAGACGAGGCAAAACAGCACCAGATGAGGGTCAGCTATCTGACCCAGAAGAACACCACCGACGAGGTCATATACGACAATTTCAGGAAGGTACTGGAGTTTCGGATAGGAGATGTCCGGTCGTTGGCGGATGTGACCTCTGCGGTCAGGGATGCGGACATAGTCATAAACGCCGCGGCGTTGAAGCAGGTTCCGGTATGCGAATACTTCCCATGGCAGGCCGTACAGACGAACTGTATGGGAGCCCAGAACATAGTCCAGGCGATAAGGGACCATTCCCTTCCAGTCGAGACAGTCGTAGGGGTCAGCACCGACAAAGCCTGCAAACCTCTGAACGTCATGGGAATGACGAAAGCCCTTCAGGAGAGAATATTTCTGTCCGCAAACGTGCTGACGCCAAAGACCAGGTTCGTCTGTGTCAGATACGGCAACGTCATGGCATCCAGAGGATCGGTCATACCGCTGTTTCACGAACAGATAAGAAACGGGGGCCCTATAACCATAACGGATAACAGGATGACCCGGTTCCTCCTGACCCTCAACGACGCTGTGGACACCATAGCGGCGGTTATGAGAGAGGGGAAGCCGGGAGAGACCTTCGTCCCCAACGCTCCAGCATCCCTGATGACCGACGTAGCCAAAGCCCTTATAGGCAAAAGGGACATAGAGATAGTCTGTACAGGTATCAGACCAGGGGAAAAGCTCAATGAGATAATGGTATCCGATGAGGAAGCGCCATACACCGCAAAAAGGGGCAACTACTACGCCATTCGATCCATGTTACCAGAGCTATTCGTGCTAGGGGATGAACCGGCAGCCCTCAAAAAAGAGTTCTCATCCGGCGATACCCTGATGACCCTCGAAGAAACTGTGCAGCTTCTGCATAAAAATAAACTTCTTCTTGAAGACGTTGATCCTTCTCAAGAAGACGAACTGCTTCGGTAAGAGAGGAGCCTATCCCAATGAAGATACTCATACTCGGTTGCTCAGGAATGCTTGGACACAAGCTTTTTCAAACTTTATCGGACTCAGCGGATTTAGATGTTTACGGAACCACCAGAGACACCGGCTTTGCAAAACATCTACCTGAAAAGATGGCGAAGAAAGTCCGCCCTCACGTAGATGCGACGAACTTCGACTCGGTGATCCGAGCATTGGCCTCAATTCAGCCGGACTTGGTGATAAACGGAATAGGCCTTATAAAGCAACTTCCCGAGGCATCCGATCCCCTTTCTTCTATAACCACAAACTCTCAGCTTCCTCACAGGATATCCCTCGTGTGTCGAACGGCAGGGGCCAGGATGATCCACATAAGCACCGACTGCGTCTTTAAAGGAGACAAAGGACATTACACCGAGGAAGATCCCTCAGACGCAACCGACCTTTACGGAAAAACAAAGTATCTCGGCGAAGTGGAATACCCTCACTGCGTCACGCTGAGAACCTCAATAATAGGTCACGAACACAAGGGAGGTTACGGCCTGGTGGAGTGGTTTTTATCCCAAGAAGGCAAAAAAGTGCAGGGATATACAAACGCCATATTTTCAGGCTTAACGACCCTAGAATTATCCAATGTAATACACAAACACATAATACCCGATTCGTCCATATCGGGACTATACCAGGTATCGACAGATCCTATATCCAAATACGACCTCATAAACACGATCAAGGACGTCTACAACCTTGACGTGGAGATCGAACCTTTCGACGACTTCAAGCTGGACAGATCCCTTGAATCACATAAATTCAGAAAAAAGACAGGGTATAATCCTCCATCGTGGAGAGAGCTTATAGAGTCGATGAACCACGACTATAACAACAGGAGAGAGTTTTATGCACACTAACACCTCAAAAATGAGGGTAATGACCATAGTAGGGACACGTCCTGAAATAATCAAATTATCTAGGGTCATCGTAAAATTGGACCAGTACATGGACCACATACTGGTCCATACTGGTCAGAACTTCGACTACGAGCTTAACGAAATTTTCTTCAAAGATCTTCAGCTCAGAAAACCGGACTACTTCTTGGACTCAGCTAAACCTACAGCAATGGAGACTGTTGGAGAAGTTCTTAAAAAAACGGACCAACTTCTGGATGAAATAAAACCAGAGGCATTGTTGGTGTTAGGAGATACCAACAGTGCCTTGGCTGTTCTAGCAGCAAAGAGGAAAAGAATTCCAATCTTCCACATGGAGGCAGGAAACAGGTGCTTTGATCAAAGGGTTCCGGAAGAGATAAACAGAAAAATTATCGATCACACCAGCGATATAAACATGCCTTATACGTCTATAGCTCGTGAATACCTTCTTGCGGAGGGAATAAAACCCGACACGGTCATAAAGACCGGCAGTCCTATGCTTGAGGTTTTAAGTCACTTCGAAAATCAGATAGAGCAGTCGGACGTTCTGAGCAAAATGGGGCTTACGAGGGGGAAATATTTCGTAGTCAGTGCCCATAGGGAGGAGAACGTAGACTCATCGGCACACCTCCATGCCCTGGGCTCTGTCTTGAATAGAATAGCCGAAAAGTACGATATGCCTCTGATAGTATCTACTCATCCTCGAACCCAAAAAAGGCTGGATATCAGCGATATAAGGCTGGATGAAAGGATCAATCTTCTAAAACCTCTTGGTTTTTTTGACTACGTAAAGCTCCAGAAAAACGCAAAAGCAGTTCTATCGGACAGCGGAACCATAACGGAAGAATCTTCCATCCTCAATTTCCCAGCCCTAAATATTCGGGAAGCCCACGAAAGGCCAGAGGGATTCGAGGAAGCCTCGGTTATAATGACCGGAGTATCGTCAGATAGAATCCTACAGGGGCTAGAGTTACTAGAAAAGCAAGGAGAAGACGTGAAAAGAACCTTCCGAATGGTGGAGGACTACTCTGTCTCTAACGTTTCGGAAAAGGTAGTTAGGATAATACAGAGCTATAGGGATTATGTGATGAGGACGGTGTGGAGGGGATGAAGCCTGTCAAAGAGAGTACCTCGAAGAAAATAATGGTCTTTGACGTCCCCGCTGAAAGCGGAGGAGCACTTTCAATTTTGGAAGATTACTACAATCAGGCAGTCAAATCAAAAAAACCTAACATTCGCTGGTGTTTTGTCCTTGGCAAGGCCAAGCTAAAAGAGACAGAAAACATAACAGTCATTCGCTTTCCGTGGCTAAAAAAAAGCTGGTTACATAGGCTCTACTTCGACCATATAGTTGCGCCAAGGCTGGTACGAAATTACAATCCACAAAAAATACTGTCACTGCAAAACATCTTAGTTCCACATGTTGAGAAACCTCAGGTTTTGTACCTTCACCAATCGCTACCTTTTGTTAATTTTAAGTTTAAAATACTGAAAAATCCTAAGCTTTGGTCATATCAAAACATAATTAGCAAACTGATTTTTAGATCCATCAAAAGAGCAAATAAGGTAATCGTACAAACTCAATGGATGAAAAAAGCCTGTATCGAAGAAACAAAAATCAATGGATCAAAAGTTATTGTTACCCCCCCTAAAATATCGATAGAGCCTAAAGCTCTTTTTAAACCAACAAAAGAGGCCCTTTCGACATTTTTTTATCCAGCAGCACCTCTAACTTATAAAAATCACGACATCATTCTTGATGCTTGTGCCTTGTTACTAAAAAAAGTCAACTTCAAAGTTGTGTTTACGATCAAAGGCAATGAAAATGATCACGCTAGGAGACTTTTTAAAAGGTCAAGAGAAGAATGCCTTCCGGTTGAATTTTTAGGCTCTATCTCCAGAGAGAAGGTCTTTGATCTCTATACCAAGTCAGTACTCTTGTTTCCATCCTACATTGAGTCCTTTCCTCTTCCATTAAAAGAATTAAAAATTCATAAAGGAATTGCCCTAGTATCCAACTATCCTTTCTGCCATGAAATTCTTGATGGGTATGAGTCAGCATTCTTCTTTGACCCGTTTAATTCAAAAGAGGTTGCCGAGCATATGGTACAAATCTGTAACTATTCAGTCCCTCCGTCAATTTAGGTCCTAAATCACGATGGCTGTCAAGATAAATGTCGCGTTTCTTGAGTTTCCGATGGACATTCAGAAGCCATCCTATCCTGGTTATTGAGATTTAGAAAAAAGGTAACTATTCAATCGCCCTGCTGATTCAGAACCTAAATCGGCAGGGCGACTGAATAGTTACCAGAATGTTTGGAATCAGTTTTGATCCATATTAGATGCGAAGGAACCTATCAGTTCTGGTCCTTCAGGATGAAACCACAAGAGCCATGCAGGTGATGAACCTCAAAGACACCCACAAACGGGTTCTGTGCCTTTTCAGAAGGGATTTTGAGCGATATTATGAAATATTTTTTTAATTAAAATAAATTCAAATCTATCCG
The uncultured Dethiosulfovibrio sp. genome window above contains:
- a CDS encoding sugar transferase; the protein is MIKHLKAIKWAMVTMDSVLYWSSVIFIGREKFLSFSSRGVMAYSFIYLILILGLYAFKGYDQGVIANGKKDTAIRITSAVVVSAVFAVGMVVLFLPFYELRPIRFLKAVALCVITMPLVRILAGAYIKGIFPSKRCIVVGSKAKWSPLMKEISQSLSRKLIPTAYCEGTTDSIKSCLEKRHRSTVIIVAEERALDDQDTVKTLKNSGLTILYLPNLAETALKRIPMDLLNSYSSYYSVSFQAIASRPVERSFNLATATAISLVLGPIALISAIAIAVNDGLPVLFKQKRTGKDGEKFTIYKFRTMAQAPEGCHGDPEQDCQRLTKAGRIIRKLRLDEIPQLINVIKGDMNLVGPRPEIDRFIEMCSGNIPFYDERHRIKPGITGWAQVKYKYTSDLNTYKDKTEYDLYYVKNQNILLDLTIILATIGTMVGMKGAK
- a CDS encoding SDR family oxidoreductase; its protein translation is MKILILGCSGMLGHKLFQTLSDSADLDVYGTTRDTGFAKHLPEKMAKKVRPHVDATNFDSVIRALASIQPDLVINGIGLIKQLPEASDPLSSITTNSQLPHRISLVCRTAGARMIHISTDCVFKGDKGHYTEEDPSDATDLYGKTKYLGEVEYPHCVTLRTSIIGHEHKGGYGLVEWFLSQEGKKVQGYTNAIFSGLTTLELSNVIHKHIIPDSSISGLYQVSTDPISKYDLINTIKDVYNLDVEIEPFDDFKLDRSLESHKFRKKTGYNPPSWRELIESMNHDYNNRREFYAH
- the wecB gene encoding UDP-N-acetylglucosamine 2-epimerase (non-hydrolyzing) encodes the protein MRVMTIVGTRPEIIKLSRVIVKLDQYMDHILVHTGQNFDYELNEIFFKDLQLRKPDYFLDSAKPTAMETVGEVLKKTDQLLDEIKPEALLVLGDTNSALAVLAAKRKRIPIFHMEAGNRCFDQRVPEEINRKIIDHTSDINMPYTSIAREYLLAEGIKPDTVIKTGSPMLEVLSHFENQIEQSDVLSKMGLTRGKYFVVSAHREENVDSSAHLHALGSVLNRIAEKYDMPLIVSTHPRTQKRLDISDIRLDERINLLKPLGFFDYVKLQKNAKAVLSDSGTITEESSILNFPALNIREAHERPEGFEEASVIMTGVSSDRILQGLELLEKQGEDVKRTFRMVEDYSVSNVSEKVVRIIQSYRDYVMRTVWRG
- a CDS encoding glycosyltransferase; amino-acid sequence: MKPVKESTSKKIMVFDVPAESGGALSILEDYYNQAVKSKKPNIRWCFVLGKAKLKETENITVIRFPWLKKSWLHRLYFDHIVAPRLVRNYNPQKILSLQNILVPHVEKPQVLYLHQSLPFVNFKFKILKNPKLWSYQNIISKLIFRSIKRANKVIVQTQWMKKACIEETKINGSKVIVTPPKISIEPKALFKPTKEALSTFFYPAAPLTYKNHDIILDACALLLKKVNFKVVFTIKGNENDHARRLFKRSREECLPVEFLGSISREKVFDLYTKSVLLFPSYIESFPLPLKELKIHKGIALVSNYPFCHEILDGYESAFFFDPFNSKEVAEHMVQICNYSVPPSI
- a CDS encoding Wzz/FepE/Etk N-terminal domain-containing protein, with amino-acid sequence MEDKSTERQDPYYDEDEIDLLDLLLVLARRKGFIIKTTTIFIVLSVIYAQFLTTPIYRADTQVIPPQSGGSGAMAALAQMGVPDFAAGMLGVQTPSDLLVAITKSRPVLDKVIDQFDLMNRQPEPSHPAVETIKETLGNIISPIIKALSPEDDGEGEGKKILRTNVRNKLSMATSANANAKSGIITISVSDTSPDLAAAIANSYVEQLQTIMQSLALSQASQQRLFLEEQVKESQLNLLASEQKLSEYQIRTGILNVGDQASAVVESLTKLRAQVTAKEVELRSTQTFATANNPRVKQLQAELSSLKQQLQRMEASTGSTSPSDISLKDLPDAGLEYLRLMRDLKFHETLYGMLLKQYESARISEAQEPSVVQVLSKAEPPELKDKPKKKLIVVLATVLGGFIGVFGAFLKEFATNAQSDPERKAKMDELKRNLRIFGKKS
- a CDS encoding polysaccharide biosynthesis protein gives rise to the protein MIYHDKRVLITGGTGSLGKTLVRRILTGEFGTPRKVIVMSRDEAKQHQMRVSYLTQKNTTDEVIYDNFRKVLEFRIGDVRSLADVTSAVRDADIVINAAALKQVPVCEYFPWQAVQTNCMGAQNIVQAIRDHSLPVETVVGVSTDKACKPLNVMGMTKALQERIFLSANVLTPKTRFVCVRYGNVMASRGSVIPLFHEQIRNGGPITITDNRMTRFLLTLNDAVDTIAAVMREGKPGETFVPNAPASLMTDVAKALIGKRDIEIVCTGIRPGEKLNEIMVSDEEAPYTAKRGNYYAIRSMLPELFVLGDEPAALKKEFSSGDTLMTLEETVQLLHKNKLLLEDVDPSQEDELLR
- a CDS encoding glycosyltransferase family 4 protein, yielding MKILIVTNHFWPESFRINDIAIELKKQGHEITVLTGIPDYPEGRFYPGYGLMRKNTERYKGIKIHRVPKIPRGNGNRLRLSINYLSFALMSCITGPLKCREKYDIIFVFATSPITVALPAIVIKKTTKSTALILWVQDLWPDSVKIAGHIESSIVLNTLKSVVKFIYDHCDVILGQSRSFVSSISKLSKKAKLLYYPNSAEEFYKPVPNTEKLKKSLDLPDGFLVTFAGNIGEAQDFPTILSAAKETSHLKAIKWIIVGDGRKASWVKSEIERRQLGETVFMMGRHEASKMPLFFGASDVLLAALKKSEIFSMTVPCKIQSYLACAKPIIAAMDGEGALVVREAKAGFSVPAQSPKKLAEAVISMYKLNAKQRDLMGKNGLSFFKSNFEKKALIDKLQDIFTEAVNLDIPR